The region GGAAGCAGAACGGCTTTGGTCACGTCGCTAATTATGAGTCGGCGAAGTCGCACGATGGCTTGGCCCGGAGTGGAGAGTTCAACCGCGAGCCCCCTTGCGTGCTTCACCGATTGAAGGAATTCCTGTGCGTTTGGCTTTTTCTTTCCCATACGCTCGCACACGCGCGCCAACGCATCCGCGAATGGCAGGGCGTGCTGGCCTTCCCGGAGCACCTTTTCGACTGCGTCGGAAATCTCAGCGTCTCGATCCGTGCCCGAAGATAACTCCTGCCCTCGCGGCCATACAGGAATTCCCGGGACGAGTTCGCCAAGAAGCCGAGCATAAATGACAGGAGCGAATCGAACTTTTGCTGGGTGTTCCCCCAGCCATTTCGTAAGCAGCGCCGGAGTCAGCGGACAAACCATTTCTCAACACACCATCGCCACACCGTGCAAATAGCCATTTATCTTTGGGCCAGCCATCTTCTTCAAGTGAGCGAGCGATTTCTTCGTGATTTGCCGAATTCGTTCCCGTGTGAGTTTGAATTTTTTTCCAACCTCCTCCAACGTCCACGTTCCTCCGGCGTCTGCGCCAAGTCTCAACAGCAGCATTTCGCGCCAGTGGGTTGGCAGTTGCGCGACGCCATCGTCTATGAGCCGAAGTAGATCCGCGACGTTGGCGATTGAAAAGCTCCCGCTGGACGGCTTGAATTCGCCTGCAACGACGCGGTCAATCAGCGTGGCCAACTCGGCCAACGTCCGTTTGCCGCAGTTTGCCAGACCTTTGAATTCGGCCAAGTCGCGGCCCTGCAAATCGCCTAAGCAGGCGATGCCTGTGGATTCCAAGGCATTCGCAAGCCGAACTGAAATAGGCAAATCCAGTGGGCTAAACTCGCGCGCATACGGCGGAATGAAAAGGCAATCGCTCCTGCTGGGAGATTCGTATTGCGATTCGTCAACGCTCGCATCGCTGGCCGCCGAACCAAGTTGCACATTCCGAACAAGCTGCCTGAGTTCTTCGACTGTCTTGCGGCCACAGTTCCGATACTTGGAAATCTCGTAATAGGTCAACCCATGAAGCTCGCCGAGCAGCCGAAACTTTTTGAACTGAAAAACGTGGGCGAGTCTGACGGACGTTGAAAAACTCGAAAGCAATCGCCCGCGCGCCTCCTGCGGAATCACGATTGTGTCATTGAGTTCGCTCTTAGGTTTCATTGATTCCATCGAGGCGCTCGGCAAAAACACGCCGGCGCGCTTCGTCGGGAGAAAGTCGCCCGTTCTGACCGCGAAAGTGAAAACGTCTTCCACTGCGGTTTGAATTCGAGTGTGGCGAACTGCGATCATTTCAGCCAGTTGATTTTGATTTCCTTTTCCAGCGACTTGAACTCCGGGTCGCCGGTGAGGAGTTCGGCGTTCTTCATTTTGGCCAGCGCGGCGGCGAAGCAGTCGGCGTAGGCCATTTTGTGTGTGGCTTTGTAAATCGCGGCCTGCTTGGCGATATGGAGGTCGTCGCCCACGCCCACGATGTCAATCGGCAGCGCGGCAATCTCGCGGGTTGTCTGCTCGGCGGCTTCCTGTGAAACTTCGCGCATGGTGTTGTAGTAAATCTCGCCCCAGTTCACGACGCTCAACAGCAGCTTGTGCTTTTCCGCCGCCGCCTGCGCCAGCAGTTTTTCCACTTGCTCCGCCGCCGGTTCGTCCTCCAGGAACGCAATGAGCGCCCAGCTATCCAAAACTTTGGTTGCCATGGTTAGTTCAGTTCTGACTTCGACAACGGAAGGTAGGGCGCGTCACTCCGTGCGCGCCGGAGCACATTGCTTAAAAATGCTGCGCGCAGGGGACTGACGCGCCCTACCGCTCCTCGAACCAAGCGGAGAGGGAGAGCCGTTCGCGTCGTTGGCGTGGTTCGCGGTTTCATTTGCGAGCTTTGTGCTCTTTTGTGGCCATAAATCAAAGTTCCCGCTCGGCCTTGCGGTCTTCCATCATCGCTTTCAACACGCCCTTGCCTTTGAGCGAACCGCGCAGGCCGCGGATGAACTTCTGGGTGACGGGCTTGATGAG is a window of Verrucomicrobiota bacterium DNA encoding:
- a CDS encoding type II toxin-antitoxin system VapC family toxin, which produces MATKVLDSWALIAFLEDEPAAEQVEKLLAQAAAEKHKLLLSVVNWGEIYYNTMREVSQEAAEQTTREIAALPIDIVGVGDDLHIAKQAAIYKATHKMAYADCFAAALAKMKNAELLTGDPEFKSLEKEIKINWLK